The Gemmatimonadales bacterium genome segment GCGTCGATTTCGGGCCTCCTGCTCACCACCGAGTGCGTCGTGGTCGAGAAGAAGGAAGACAAGCCCGCTGCTCCGGCCGCGCCCGGCGCGGGCGGCATGGGCGGGATGTACTAAGCCACCCAGCGGAGCGCCGGGCAGCAGGGTTGCCCGGACCTCCGCCGCGGTCCAGCAGGTACGAAGGGGCCGGCTCGCGTCGGCCCCTTTGTCTTGACCCGGGCGGATGTTCTGAGGCCCAGGCTGCGCTATTTTCCGGGCGGGCAGCGTGAACGAGATACCAGGAGCGCCAGCATGAATCGATGGTTCGCCGTCGTGATCGGAGGGATCATGGCCTGCAACGCACCGGCCCTCAGTGCGCAGGCACAGTCGCAGACGTCGGGTGCAGCGTTGTCCGGGACCTGGGAGCTGGAGAAGGGTAACGTCAAGGCCGAAGGGCCGAAGACTGTTGTCATTCGACCTGACTCGAGCGCTTCATGGGGAAAAGAGACGGTTCGTTGGCGGCTTCGGTCTGACCAGATCATGATTGCCCTCGGCGGCGAGTGGGAGGTGTACACGCTCCGAGTACGCGGTCAGCGACTGACGCTGTCCGGTGGCGACCTGCCCGAGCCGATTACCCTCAGGCGAGTGGGTCCACCGACACCGCGACCGGCGGGTACCCCCGTTCCACCAGACCCCGACGTCATCTGACCCAGCTCGGCCTGCCTCCCTCGCTCAATCGGGCGAGGGGGTAGCGCGGCACCCGTCAATAGTGATAAGTTGTTATCACTTATGCCGCGTCACCTTTTCTCGTCGTCCAACCTGATTCGCGCTGTCGGTCAATGGGACCTGGCCGGCGTCGGTGTCTCCGTTGCCTGCGTGATTCACTGCGTCGTACCGCCTCTGCTCCTGATGCTGCCGGCGACCGGCGCCGCCTGGCTCGCCGACCCGACCCTCGGCTGGGTCTTCGTCGGGGTTGCCGCGTCGATCGCGATCGTGGCGCTGGGTGCTGGTGTTGCCCGCCACGGTCGGTTCGACGCAATGGCGCTGGGCATGACGGGCGTCGTGGTGATGGCGCTGGGTCACGGTCTTGCCATCAGCAGCGAGTGGGAGACCCTCGCCGGTGTTGCGGGGGGCGCCGCCCTGATCGTGGCGCACTTGCGTAACCGTGTCTTGATTCGGGCTGCCTCGCGCTGCCACTGCTCGGCCTGCGCGAGTGACACCGGCGACCGAGCGAGCGCTCCGTCGCCGGTGCCGATCTCTCAGGGCTCGTCTGCGGTCGGTCCGTAGATCTGCGGAACCGGGACGTCCAGCAAGCGAAGGTACACGGCCAGCTGACCCCGGTGATGAATCAGGTGGTTGAGCACAAACGACCGCAATACGACGACACGCGGCATTGTGAAGATCACCTTGCCGCCGTACTTGAGTGACCACGGCACCCCGAACGCTTCGTCTCCCGTTCTTGCAATAGCCGCCCGCCCATCCGCCACATTGGCATCGAACGTCGTCAGCAGTACCGCAGTCGACTCATACCCGGGCGGTACCCACCCGGTGCCCCCGGGGGGATTCAGGTCGAGTTCGGTTTCGGACAAGGTTGGTCCGATCCAGGTCAGCA includes the following:
- a CDS encoding MerC domain-containing protein, yielding MPRHLFSSSNLIRAVGQWDLAGVGVSVACVIHCVVPPLLLMLPATGAAWLADPTLGWVFVGVAASIAIVALGAGVARHGRFDAMALGMTGVVVMALGHGLAISSEWETLAGVAGGAALIVAHLRNRVLIRAASRCHCSACASDTGDRASAPSPVPISQGSSAVGP
- a CDS encoding DinB family protein, which gives rise to MSISAAVLPEYDHETSVTRTVLSRVPDEHANWRPHPKSYSLGDLSAHIANLLTWIGPTLSETELDLNPPGGTGWVPPGYESTAVLLTTFDANVADGRAAIARTGDEAFGVPWSLKYGGKVIFTMPRVVVLRSFVLNHLIHHRGQLAVYLRLLDVPVPQIYGPTADEP